In Pedobacter sp. WC2423, the following are encoded in one genomic region:
- a CDS encoding sensor histidine kinase: MTIALLGVFVMQLYYIREAYRLKSQLFEQEVNQVLSAVADKVQRLNAVNHINRKDLEWRIKMENQRRDRTRRLIDLDQNYKELERKRKYDQRKQMIDELNYQDEMIRKMYLSPTIISEADFYALENRATTPLNVDVNVGFDANLNMIGSNVQKTFRLGSVKTFDIEPKKLPDSIRYLVYSRYDSRPLRVSLPSLNGDMRLKFRVEDEIANRRRNHALKELQADTVRLLNEGSFNVLEAAAKEMSQLDIPLAQRVSKGTLDTLLRAELANKNINLAYDFWLKSLVSDRLVFRKISSLRGEILPANTYKTALFSNDVLRDPGMLYINFPNKSAAIFNNLSVTMASSAGLLIVLISIFSYTLYAILRQKKIAEMKTDFINNMTHEFKTPVSTIMIASEALRDPEIQQDKSRISRLAGIIYDENVRLGNHIERVLSIARLDKKELKLETEDVEMNELIAAVADSMSLQLQKKEATLILNLNASNALVTGDELHLSNVIYNLIDNANKYSIDAPQITLSTRNTGKCLFINIEDKGIGMTKEQCKRAFDQFYRVPTGNLHDVKGFGLGLNYVQDIITQMNGTIKLKSEKDKGTIFEIIIPLK; the protein is encoded by the coding sequence ATGACCATAGCTCTGCTTGGTGTGTTTGTAATGCAGCTGTATTACATCAGGGAAGCCTACAGACTTAAATCCCAGCTTTTCGAGCAGGAAGTTAACCAGGTGCTGAGTGCTGTTGCCGACAAAGTACAACGTTTAAATGCGGTAAACCATATCAATAGAAAAGATCTGGAATGGCGTATAAAAATGGAAAATCAGCGTCGTGACCGTACCCGCAGGCTGATTGACCTGGATCAGAATTATAAAGAATTAGAAAGAAAAAGAAAATACGATCAGCGCAAGCAGATGATTGATGAACTCAATTATCAGGATGAGATGATCCGCAAAATGTACCTGAGCCCGACTATAATTTCTGAAGCTGATTTTTATGCACTGGAAAACCGGGCCACAACACCGCTGAATGTCGATGTGAACGTAGGTTTTGATGCCAATCTGAATATGATTGGGAGTAATGTGCAGAAAACTTTCCGGCTTGGATCTGTTAAAACATTTGACATAGAGCCTAAAAAATTGCCAGACAGTATTCGCTATCTGGTTTATAGCCGTTATGACAGCAGGCCCTTAAGAGTTTCTTTGCCTAGTTTAAACGGGGATATGCGGTTAAAATTCAGGGTAGAAGATGAGATTGCCAACAGGCGAAGAAATCATGCTCTGAAAGAATTACAGGCAGATACCGTAAGATTACTGAATGAAGGTAGTTTTAATGTCCTGGAAGCAGCAGCTAAAGAAATGAGTCAGCTGGACATTCCATTGGCGCAGCGTGTTTCGAAAGGAACGCTGGATACTTTACTGCGTGCAGAACTGGCGAATAAAAATATCAATCTTGCTTATGATTTCTGGTTAAAAAGTCTGGTCAGTGACCGGTTGGTCTTCCGTAAAATATCTTCTCTGCGGGGAGAAATTTTGCCTGCCAATACTTATAAAACAGCTCTTTTCAGTAATGATGTATTGAGAGATCCCGGTATGTTGTATATTAATTTTCCGAACAAAAGTGCGGCCATCTTTAATAACCTGAGTGTAACGATGGCCTCTTCTGCAGGTTTACTGATCGTACTGATTTCTATTTTCTCTTATACGCTTTATGCCATATTAAGACAGAAAAAAATTGCTGAGATGAAGACGGATTTCATCAACAATATGACCCATGAATTCAAGACTCCGGTATCTACGATCATGATTGCCAGTGAAGCGCTCAGAGATCCTGAAATTCAGCAGGACAAGTCACGTATAAGCAGGCTTGCGGGAATTATATATGATGAAAATGTACGGTTAGGTAACCATATTGAGCGGGTACTGAGTATTGCAAGACTGGATAAGAAGGAATTAAAGTTAGAGACGGAAGATGTAGAAATGAATGAGCTGATTGCTGCAGTGGCAGATAGTATGAGCCTTCAGTTGCAGAAAAAAGAAGCGACCCTGATTTTAAATCTTAACGCATCCAATGCATTGGTAACAGGAGATGAACTGCATTTGTCCAATGTAATTTATAACTTAATAGACAATGCAAACAAATACAGTATTGATGCGCCTCAGATTACCTTAAGTACAAGAAATACTGGTAAATGTCTTTTTATAAACATCGAGGATAAAGGGATCGGAATGACAAAAGAGCAATGTAAACGTGCTTTTGATCAGTTTTACAGGGTGCCCACAGGTAATTTACATGATGTAAAAGGATTTGGGCTCGGTTTAAATTACGTTCAGGATATTATTACCCAGATGAACGGGACAATCAAGTTGAAGAGTGAAAAGGATAAAGGAACAATATTTGAAATAATCATACCCCTAAAATAA
- a CDS encoding TIGR03915 family putative DNA repair protein, with amino-acid sequence MQNYIFDGSFEGLLSAVFNWFERKPGQVKLQTEATFQPDAFMSCLHIVNEREKADRVWKGLQSNLSKAALRKFYCTYLSELEEGYTALFEFACYLFTEGPAIEKNYGNPYVLALSKIAKKVEREKHRMEAFIRFQQNADGIFYCGIDPDFNVLPLIATHFKNRYADQQWIIYDLKRNYGLFYDLSKVEEIKIDFNQRQKTTGIANAIVSEKEGLYALLWKDYFKSTNIQARKNTKLHVQHVPKRYWKYLTEKQFEQD; translated from the coding sequence ATGCAGAACTACATATTTGATGGAAGTTTTGAAGGGCTGTTATCTGCGGTATTTAACTGGTTTGAGCGCAAACCCGGGCAGGTAAAGCTCCAAACTGAGGCCACTTTCCAGCCGGATGCTTTTATGTCTTGCCTGCATATTGTGAATGAACGGGAAAAGGCTGACCGGGTTTGGAAGGGCTTACAATCTAATTTATCCAAAGCTGCACTCCGGAAATTTTATTGCACCTATCTCTCCGAACTGGAAGAAGGTTATACCGCATTATTTGAGTTTGCCTGTTATCTATTTACAGAAGGCCCGGCTATAGAAAAAAACTATGGCAATCCTTATGTACTGGCCTTAAGCAAAATAGCTAAAAAAGTAGAACGGGAAAAACACAGAATGGAAGCTTTTATCCGCTTTCAGCAAAATGCGGACGGTATTTTTTATTGCGGAATAGATCCGGATTTTAATGTTTTACCATTAATTGCCACACATTTCAAAAACCGGTATGCGGATCAGCAGTGGATCATTTATGATTTGAAAAGAAACTACGGTTTATTTTATGATCTGAGCAAAGTGGAAGAAATCAAGATAGATTTTAACCAGCGGCAAAAAACAACGGGAATAGCAAATGCTATCGTTTCAGAAAAGGAAGGTTTGTACGCTTTGCTTTGGAAAGACTACTTTAAAAGCACAAATATTCAGGCCAGGAAAAACACGAAGTTACATGTACAGCATGTACCCAAAAGATACTGGAAATACCTGACTGAAAAACAATTTGAGCAGGATTGA
- a CDS encoding HD domain-containing protein: MDFDVIKEKTISFVKDTLKGAEAGHDWFHIERVYKTALSINNKEGGDLLLVTLAALLHDIADSKFNNGDEEIGPQLAGNFLRTLGLSEATIIEVQQIIRNLSYKASLGKVEFSSKALDIVQDADRLDALGAIGIARAFTYGGYKNRVLYDPEIKPDLNMSKEAYKNSEAPTINHFYEKLLRLKDLMKTRTGKELAEQRHQFMQLYLNQFYSEWECES; this comes from the coding sequence ATGGACTTTGATGTTATAAAAGAAAAAACAATCAGTTTTGTAAAAGATACCCTAAAGGGAGCAGAAGCTGGTCATGACTGGTTTCATATCGAAAGGGTTTATAAAACTGCTTTAAGTATAAATAACAAAGAAGGTGGAGATTTACTTCTGGTCACCCTTGCTGCTTTATTGCATGATATCGCTGACAGCAAGTTCAATAACGGTGATGAAGAAATCGGACCGCAGCTGGCCGGGAATTTTCTCCGCACGCTTGGACTTAGCGAGGCCACGATTATTGAAGTACAGCAAATCATCAGAAACCTGAGTTACAAAGCAAGCCTGGGAAAAGTTGAATTCTCTTCTAAAGCACTTGATATTGTTCAGGATGCAGACCGTTTAGATGCACTAGGCGCAATTGGAATCGCCAGAGCCTTCACTTATGGCGGCTATAAAAACAGAGTGCTCTATGATCCGGAAATCAAGCCTGACCTGAATATGAGCAAAGAGGCTTATAAAAATTCTGAAGCCCCAACGATCAACCATTTTTATGAAAAACTACTGCGCTTAAAGGATCTGATGAAAACCAGGACCGGAAAAGAGCTTGCTGAACAAAGACATCAGTTCATGCAACTTTACCTGAATCAGTTTTATTCGGAATGGGAATGCGAAAGCTAA
- a CDS encoding helix-turn-helix domain-containing protein, translating to MKDLLDLKPEIVATNIRKVREFRNYTQDYLAAKLTISQNAYSKIELGYSKLTVERLFHIAAVLDVKVTELIAMDHSRGVRLEQ from the coding sequence ATGAAAGACCTCCTGGATTTAAAACCCGAAATTGTAGCGACTAACATCAGAAAAGTCAGAGAGTTTAGGAATTATACGCAGGATTATCTGGCGGCCAAGCTGACAATTTCTCAAAATGCTTATAGTAAAATTGAATTGGGCTATAGCAAACTTACCGTAGAAAGATTATTCCATATTGCAGCTGTACTGGATGTTAAGGTAACAGAGTTAATTGCGATGGATCATAGCCGCGGGGTACGTTTAGAGCAATAA
- a CDS encoding DUF3127 domain-containing protein — MELKGKVHEIGALQQVSETFKKRDLIIEYAENPTYPEYIRFEALQDKTALFDSLKTGDDVEVSFNLRGRPWTDKMGKVSYFNSLVVWRINALTNSGAAASTPQYAPPADLNSAPGEEDDLPF; from the coding sequence ATGGAATTAAAAGGAAAAGTGCACGAAATCGGTGCATTACAGCAGGTGAGTGAGACTTTTAAAAAGCGTGATCTCATTATCGAATATGCAGAAAACCCAACTTATCCTGAATATATCAGGTTCGAGGCTTTACAAGATAAAACTGCTTTATTTGATAGCTTGAAAACCGGTGATGATGTTGAAGTTTCATTCAATCTGCGCGGTCGTCCGTGGACAGATAAAATGGGAAAAGTTTCTTATTTTAATAGTTTAGTAGTTTGGCGTATCAATGCACTGACCAACAGTGGTGCAGCGGCTTCAACTCCACAATATGCTCCTCCTGCGGATTTAAACAGCGCACCGGGTGAGGAAGATGATCTGCCATTCTAA
- a CDS encoding class I SAM-dependent RNA methyltransferase gives MQVFHNKSKVILTCNKRLSPYLVEEVKALGYEIVRDFPTGVELNITLTECIKLNLNLRCASQILYCLNSFKVNNPEELYRELVAMPWEDLIDFSGYFSVTSNVDNPTITTPLFTNLKVKDAIVDRIKDKKGMRPNSGSDANKTVVHLYWKDDEADIFIDTSGETLAKHGYRKIPGKAPMLEALAAGVVMSTNWDQKSPFINPMCGSGTLAIEAALIATNRRPGLFRMNYGFMHILGYDEEVFFAERRILKEQVIKNIDLQIVATDLSEDAVDISRKNAQTAGVDTLITFEVCDFADTPVPEGGKGVVVFNPEYGERLGVHSQLELTYKRIGDFLKKDCKGYSGYIFTGNPDLAKKIGLKASRKVEFYNGKLDCRMMEYELYDGTRRAEEERPQPKEHKAED, from the coding sequence ATGCAAGTTTTCCACAACAAAAGTAAGGTTATTTTAACCTGTAACAAAAGACTTTCACCTTATTTGGTAGAAGAGGTAAAAGCGCTGGGCTATGAAATCGTAAGAGATTTCCCTACGGGAGTAGAGCTTAATATCACACTGACAGAGTGTATTAAACTGAATTTAAACTTAAGATGTGCCAGCCAGATCTTATACTGTTTAAATAGCTTTAAAGTCAATAATCCAGAAGAATTATACCGTGAACTGGTAGCTATGCCATGGGAAGATCTGATTGATTTTTCAGGGTATTTTTCGGTGACTTCCAATGTAGATAACCCAACAATAACTACCCCGCTTTTCACCAATCTGAAAGTTAAAGATGCGATTGTTGACAGAATAAAAGACAAGAAAGGAATGCGTCCGAATTCAGGTTCTGATGCGAATAAAACTGTTGTCCACCTGTACTGGAAAGATGACGAAGCAGATATTTTTATCGATACTTCAGGAGAAACTTTAGCGAAACACGGTTATCGTAAAATTCCTGGAAAAGCACCTATGCTGGAAGCACTTGCCGCCGGTGTAGTGATGAGCACAAACTGGGATCAGAAATCACCATTTATCAATCCGATGTGTGGTTCAGGAACCCTGGCAATTGAAGCTGCATTAATCGCGACCAACAGAAGACCTGGTTTATTCCGGATGAACTATGGTTTTATGCACATTCTGGGTTATGATGAAGAGGTATTTTTCGCAGAACGCAGAATTCTTAAAGAACAGGTGATCAAAAATATTGACTTACAGATTGTAGCGACAGATCTATCTGAGGATGCAGTGGATATCAGCCGTAAAAATGCGCAGACTGCTGGTGTGGATACATTAATTACTTTTGAAGTTTGCGATTTCGCGGATACCCCAGTTCCTGAAGGCGGAAAAGGTGTAGTTGTATTTAATCCTGAGTACGGAGAACGTTTAGGTGTCCACTCTCAACTGGAACTTACTTACAAACGTATCGGCGATTTCCTGAAGAAAGATTGTAAAGGTTACAGTGGTTATATTTTTACGGGTAATCCTGATCTGGCTAAAAAAATCGGATTAAAAGCGTCACGTAAAGTTGAATTCTACAATGGTAAATTAGATTGCCGTATGATGGAATATGAATTGTATGATGGTACCCGCAGAGCTGAAGAAGAAAGGCCTCAGCCTAAGGAGCATAAAGCAGAAGATTAA
- a CDS encoding DUF47 domain-containing protein, which produces MNNIFKFFTPKDKKFQPLFEQAGSNVLKISEALFLALSTKDLEKRKEYIKEIERLEHVGDDITHSIFLELSKNFITPFDREDIHALASAVDDIADYIHASASNIELYNITNIGDAMIKLAELLVEMCTDLDKAIKELRSFKNIRVIADACVRINSGENQADYVCNIAIARLFEFETNAIELIKQKEVLQTLEMATDKCEDAANVLESILVKNA; this is translated from the coding sequence ATGAATAATATTTTTAAGTTCTTTACACCAAAAGACAAAAAATTCCAACCGCTGTTTGAACAAGCCGGAAGTAATGTATTGAAGATCTCAGAAGCACTTTTTCTTGCTTTAAGTACCAAAGATCTGGAAAAAAGAAAAGAATATATTAAGGAGATTGAACGCCTTGAGCACGTTGGTGATGATATCACGCACTCGATCTTCTTAGAATTAAGCAAAAACTTTATCACACCTTTTGACAGGGAAGATATTCATGCACTGGCAAGTGCTGTGGATGATATTGCAGATTATATTCATGCTTCAGCAAGTAATATAGAACTGTATAACATCACGAATATTGGCGATGCCATGATTAAACTGGCTGAATTACTGGTTGAAATGTGTACAGATTTAGATAAAGCCATCAAAGAATTGAGAAGCTTTAAGAACATCCGTGTCATTGCTGATGCCTGTGTACGTATCAATAGTGGTGAAAATCAAGCGGACTATGTTTGTAATATCGCAATCGCAAGGTTATTCGAATTCGAAACCAATGCAATTGAACTGATTAAGCAGAAAGAAGTTCTTCAAACACTTGAAATGGCTACAGATAAATGTGAAGATGCAGCAAATGTGTTGGAATCTATATTGGTTAAAAACGCTTAA
- a CDS encoding putative DNA modification/repair radical SAM protein, with product MSERLREKLNILADAAKYDVSCSSSGGNRKNDNKGLGNSHASGICHTYTEDGRCVSLLKILLTNHCIFDCAYCVSRKSNDITRAAFTVEEVVELTMNFYRRNYIEGLFLSSGIFKNADFTMERLLRIVKKLRLEERFNGYIHLKTIPGASEELIREAGMYADRMSINLEMPTESGLKLLAPEKTHQQVTQPLGFIKNQIVQFKEERKLIKSTPKFVSAGQSTQMVIGATPETDQEIMQTAALFYKDFSLKRVYYSGYIPISYDNRLPMIGSQPPLIRENRLYQTDWLMRFYGFHVNELLNDANPHLDIDIDPKLSWALRNLQHFPVDINVAAYKVILRIPGIGVTSAKKIVQARKFGKLRIDQLKKIGVAYNRAKHFIKCADSPYQLKDYQGSQIKAFIQAESQSKYLKYDTSQLILF from the coding sequence ATGTCTGAACGTCTTAGAGAAAAGCTGAATATCCTGGCAGATGCTGCCAAATATGATGTATCCTGTTCATCCAGCGGAGGAAATAGAAAAAATGACAATAAAGGCCTGGGAAATAGTCATGCTTCAGGTATCTGTCATACCTATACGGAAGATGGGCGATGCGTTTCACTGCTGAAAATCCTGCTGACCAACCATTGTATTTTTGACTGTGCTTACTGTGTTTCCAGGAAAAGCAATGATATTACAAGAGCTGCATTTACTGTAGAAGAGGTGGTAGAATTGACCATGAACTTTTATAGAAGAAACTATATTGAAGGCTTGTTTTTGAGTTCAGGGATTTTCAAAAATGCTGATTTTACGATGGAGCGTTTGCTTAGAATCGTAAAAAAACTCAGACTGGAAGAGCGCTTCAATGGCTACATCCATTTAAAAACAATTCCCGGAGCAAGTGAAGAGTTAATCAGGGAAGCAGGCATGTATGCAGACCGGATGAGTATTAACCTGGAGATGCCTACGGAAAGTGGTCTTAAATTGCTGGCACCCGAAAAAACCCATCAGCAGGTAACCCAGCCACTTGGCTTTATCAAAAATCAGATCGTACAGTTTAAAGAAGAACGTAAGCTTATTAAAAGCACCCCAAAGTTTGTGTCCGCAGGCCAGAGTACACAAATGGTGATTGGTGCCACTCCCGAGACTGATCAGGAGATTATGCAGACCGCAGCCTTGTTTTACAAGGATTTTTCGCTGAAAAGAGTTTACTATTCAGGTTATATTCCGATTAGCTACGATAACCGGCTTCCGATGATAGGTTCTCAACCACCGCTAATCAGAGAAAACAGGTTATATCAAACAGACTGGCTGATGCGCTTCTACGGTTTTCATGTCAACGAATTGCTTAACGATGCAAATCCACATCTTGACATTGACATCGATCCGAAATTAAGCTGGGCTTTACGCAACTTACAGCATTTTCCGGTGGATATTAATGTCGCAGCCTACAAAGTGATCCTCCGGATTCCCGGAATTGGAGTTACCTCTGCAAAAAAAATTGTACAGGCGCGTAAATTCGGAAAACTGCGGATAGACCAGCTCAAAAAAATCGGAGTAGCTTATAACCGCGCTAAACATTTCATCAAATGTGCAGATAGCCCTTATCAGTTAAAAGATTACCAGGGAAGCCAGATTAAAGCATTTATACAGGCAGAAAGTCAGAGTAAATATCTGAAGTACGATACCAGCCAGCTTATTCTTTTTTAA
- a CDS encoding sensor histidine kinase, with the protein MKLSVLVLITALAVGLSIGLVNFHFQQSWYFMLVSFAVSFVTSFIMFYYLLEKYIYSKIKLIYKLIHNLKLGKDLKDALGEYVSTDPINDVEHEVKEWAGAKKQEIDLLKKQEQFRREFLSNVSHEFKTPLFAIQGYIETLQDCLLDDPEMAVKFLQKAEKNVERLSYLINDLDAISKLESGEVPIDYRKFDFVLLAKEVMEALEDKAVSRKIQLSFKDKYMHPAFVNADREKIRQVMINLISNSIKYGKENGSTAIKIFELHDQYLIEVTDDGIGIDEKHLPRLFERFYRIDSHRSREVGGTGLGLAIVKHILEAHQQIISVRSTLQIGTTFAFTLQKIG; encoded by the coding sequence ATGAAGTTAAGTGTCCTGGTTTTAATTACTGCGCTTGCAGTTGGCCTGTCTATCGGGCTGGTAAATTTCCATTTCCAGCAAAGCTGGTATTTTATGCTCGTCTCTTTTGCGGTTTCGTTTGTGACAAGTTTTATCATGTTTTATTACCTGCTGGAAAAGTATATCTATTCTAAAATCAAACTGATCTATAAACTGATCCACAACCTGAAATTAGGGAAAGATCTGAAAGATGCGCTGGGTGAATATGTGAGTACTGATCCGATCAATGATGTAGAACATGAAGTTAAAGAATGGGCTGGTGCTAAAAAGCAGGAAATAGATCTGCTTAAAAAACAGGAACAGTTCAGAAGAGAATTCCTTTCCAATGTATCTCATGAATTTAAAACCCCGCTGTTTGCGATTCAGGGTTATATAGAAACGCTACAGGACTGTTTACTGGATGACCCGGAAATGGCTGTTAAGTTTTTACAGAAGGCAGAGAAAAATGTAGAACGCCTGAGCTACCTGATCAATGATCTGGACGCAATTTCGAAACTGGAATCTGGTGAAGTACCTATTGATTACCGGAAATTTGATTTCGTACTCCTGGCCAAAGAAGTCATGGAAGCCCTGGAAGACAAAGCAGTAAGCAGAAAGATTCAGCTTTCATTTAAAGATAAGTATATGCACCCGGCTTTTGTAAATGCAGACCGGGAGAAAATAAGACAGGTGATGATTAACCTGATCTCCAATTCTATCAAGTATGGTAAAGAGAACGGATCTACAGCGATCAAAATCTTTGAACTGCACGATCAATACCTGATTGAAGTTACTGATGATGGTATCGGAATAGACGAAAAACATCTGCCGAGATTATTTGAAAGATTCTATAGAATTGATTCTCACCGTTCCAGAGAAGTTGGCGGTACTGGCCTGGGACTGGCTATTGTCAAACATATTCTGGAAGCACATCAGCAAATTATATCGGTTAGAAGTACGCTCCAAATCGGGACTACTTTTGCGTTTACACTTCAAAAAATTGGTTAA